The nucleotide window TCGCCGTTAGTCAATCGTGCCGATCCCGACGCGCCGCTCGCGGGCGTCGCTGTCGGCGTCAAGGACCTGATCGATACGGCCGATATGCCCACCGCGTATGGATCGCCTGCCTACGAGGGCCGCCGGCCGGAGAAGGACGCATGGGTAGTCGCCCGTTTGCGCGAAGCGGGCGCCACTGTACTCGGCAAAACGGTCACCACCGAGTTCGCCTGGCGTCAGCCCGGCGCAACGACCAACCCCTGGAATCGCGATCACACGCCTGGCGGTTCATCGAGCGGTTCGGCCGCCGCCGTTGCGGCAGGCATCGTGCCGCTCGCGCTCGGCACGCAGACGTTCGGATCCGTCATCCGTCCCGCCGCGTATTGCGGTGTGGTCGGGGTAAAGCCGAGTTACGGCACGATCGCGCGGACCGGCGTCCTGCCGTTGTCAGGCTCGCTCGATCACCTTGGCGTTTTCACCACCAATGTCGCCGATGCCGTTCATGCGCTGTCCATTCTGGCGGGTACCGATCCGGACGATCCACACGCCTCGCATAGCAACCGCCAGGGGAAAGACCCAGGCAATGCGACGAAGCGGCCGCCACGCATCGGCGTGTTGCGCGAGCAGATCGGTGGACCGGTCGACGAGGCGCAGCAACACGTTCTGAGCCAACTGGCCTTACGTTTGCGCGCGGACGGCGCTGAAATCGTCAATGCCGACTTGCCCGTCGAACTGGCCGACGCTGCAAGGCATGCTGCGGTCCTGCTCGCAGTTGAAGCCGCGCTGACACATGGCGAACTGATAGACCGTTCGCCGGCTATGGTCAGCGCATCGATTACCGCTCTTGTCGAGCAAGGCCGCGCTTTGCCTGCTACTGAATATGCGCAAGCGAAGGCATTGCAGGTACAGATGGCGCTTCGCTTCGACCGGTGGCTCACCGAAACGGCGGGACTGGACGCGCTGCTGGTGGCGCCCGCATCGGGCGAGGCACCGCGCGGGCTCGACTATACGGGCGATGCGGCGTTCTGCACGCCCTGGACCTTCCTCGGCGTGCCGGCTGTGACGTTACCGGTTGGCTTCGGTCCGGCCGGGCTGCCGCTTGGCGCGCAACTGGTCGGTGCGAGTCGATGCGACGCCGCGTTGCTCTCGCTTGCGAAGTGGGTAGAAGGCAGAACCGGCTGGGCAGCCGAAGTGGCTTCTCGCTAAGGCCAGCATCGTTGTGTGCAGCAAGTATCACGCGGTCATGCGAACCCGTAGCGGCTGAACGGCTGGCAATGATCGTTTTAATTGATGAGGAAACATGTCAGCAGAATTCCTGAATCCTGCGCGCGGCATTCGCGGGATGGCGGTCACACCCCATGCGCTCGCGTCGCAAAGCGCGCTCGCGATCCTGCGCGATGGAGGCAATGCCGTCGAGGCGATGATTGCCGCAGCGGCGACCATCGCAGCGGTGTATCCGCATATGAACAGCATCGGCGGTGACGGCTTCTGGTTGATTTCGCGGCCGGGCGAAGAGCCAGTCGGCATCGAGGCGTGCGGCGCGGCGGCATCGGCGGCGACGATCGACGCCTATCGCGCGCGCGGCCTGCAATCCATTCCGTTTCGCGGCCCGATGGCGGCGAATACCGTGGCCGGCACCGTATCGGGTTGGGCGTTGGCGCATCGTTGGTCCGCTGACAACCTCGGCGGCAAGCTCCCGGTCGCGCGCCTGCTGGAAGATGCGATCACTTATGCGGGCGGCGGTATCCCGGTCACGCGCAGCCAGTCCGAATGCGTCGCGCTCAAGCGGCAGGAACTGGTGTCGGTGGCGGGGTTTGCCGAAACGTTTCTGACGGCCGACAACCCGCTGGGCGTGCCGGCCGTTGGCGAGCGCTTTGTGCAGCCACGTCTTGCCGCGACGCTCGAGCGTCTCGCCCACGCGGGTCTCGACGACTTCTACCGCGGCGACCTCGCGCGCAGCATCGCCGCCGACCTGCACGCCCTCGACAGTCCACTGTCGCTGGCAGACCTTGAACAGCATCACGCGAGGCTGCGCACGCCGCTGGCGCTCACACATTCGCTCGGCACGATCTACAACATGCCGCCGCCCACACAGGGGCTTGTATCGCTGCAGATTCTCGGTGTGCTCGACCGCGTCCTGCGCGACGATATGGATCCGCTCGGGCCCGAATACGTCCACGCGTGCGTGGAGGCGGCCAAGCTCGCGTTCGCCGTCCGCGACAAGCACATCACCGACCCGGATTACATGCAGGTCGATCCGCAAACGCTGCTTGCGCCGCCTGTGCTCGACGCGATGGCCGCGCAGATTTCGATGTCCGCGGCGGCCCCGTGGGGTCGCGGTCTCGGACCGGCCGACACGGTGTGGCTCGGCGTGATCGACGGCGATGGCGTGGCGGTCAGCTTTATCCAGAGCATTTATCACGAGTTCGGCAGCGGACTCGTGCTTGCGGATTCGGGCATCAACTGGCAAAACCGCGGCTGTAGCTTCTCGCTCGATCCGTCCGCACGCAATCCCCTTACGCCGGGACGACGGCCGTTTCACACGCTGAACCCGGCACTCGCGCGCTTCACTGATGGACGCACGATGGTGTACGGAAACATGGGTGGCGACGGTCAGCCGCAATCGCAAAGCGCCGTGTTTTCGCGGATCGCGCAGTTCGGCTGGAATCCGCAAGCCGCTATCGATGCGCCGCGCTGGCTGCTGGGCCGCACCTGGGGGCGCACCAGTGAAACGCTCAAGCTGGAGGCACGTTTTCCCGCCGAGACGTTCAATGCGCTGCGCCTTCTCGGCCACGACGTGGAGCAGATGCTGCCATACGACGAGGCAATGGGCCACGCCGGCGCGATCGTCCGGCACAGCAACGGATGTCTGGAGGCGGGCTATGACCCGCGCAGCGACGGATCCGCAGCGGGCTGGTAAGCGCGTCTGCTGAACCGCGGGCGCCCGTTGCGCCCGCACCCTTTTTTCAATGACGACCCGCGAGCGTTCGCGCCGACGGCAAGGACGGCGCTCGTCCGTCCATCTGTCGATACGTCAAGCCAAAACGGAGAGAATCACAGTGAACACCCGTACGCAACCATTCAGAGGCGCCGCCTCGCCCGGCGCGCAAACGGCCGCGCATACCCGCTGGATCCAGCTCGGACTCGGCCTGGTTTGTATGATGACGATTTCGAGTCCGCAATATGTATGGACGCTGATGACGAAGCCGCTCATGGCCAAACTCGGCATTGCGCTTCCGGAACTGCAAGTGACATTCTCCCTGCTGGTTCTGCTGCAAGCATTCTTTTCACCATTCCAGGGTGCCCTGATCGATCGTTTCGGGCCGCGCATGCTGATCTCGATCGGTACGTTGCTGGCAGGCGTGAGCTGGGTGCTGGCTTCGTATGCGCACACCACGTCGATGCTGTACCTCACGTATGGCGGCATTGGCGGTCTGGGTACCGGCATCGTCTACGTCGGCGTTGTCGGATTCGTGGTTCGCTGGTTTCCCGATCGACGTGGCTTCGCCGCCGGTGTAGCGGCAGCAGGCTACGGCATGGGCGCCATTGTCACCACTTTTCCAATCTCCGCATCGCTGGCGGCGCACGGTGTCGAATCCACGCTGTGGCTATACGGCATCATCTTCGCGGCCGTCGGCCTGCTCGCCTCGCAGGGCCTGCGCGTACCGCCCGCTGCGCCTCATATCGGCTCGGCCGTATCCCCGACAGCGCCCGCGACGCGCGACTACCGTCCGTCCGAGATGCTCAAGACGCCGCTGTTCTGGCTGATGTTCGTGATGATGACGATGATGTCCACCTCCGGCCTCATGGTCACGTCCCAGATGGCGAGCTTCGCCGCCGACTTCGGCGTCAGCAAGGTACTTGTCTTCGGGCTCGCCGCGTTGCCGCTGGCATTGACGATCGACCGCTTCACAAACGGGCTGACCCGTCCGCTGTTCGGCTGGATATCGGATCGTCTGGGGCGCGAAAATACGATGTGTTTCGCGTTCGCGCTGGAGGGCGTGGCGATGGCCCTCTGGCTGATGACGCGCGACAACGCGGTCCTGTTCGTGCTGCTGTCCGGCGTGGTCTTCTTCGGCTGGGGTGAGATTTTTTCGCTGTTCCCCTCGACGCTGACCGATACCTTTGGCACCCGTTTTGCCACGGCGAATTACGGCTGGCTGTATATCTCGTTCGGCATTGGCTCGATCTTTGGCGGCCCGCTGGCCGCGCTGCTGCATCAACAAACCGGTAGCTGGGTGCCGGTGTTCGGCTGTGCGATTGTGCTCGATGTGAGCACGGCCGCGCTCGCGATGTTCCTGTTGAAGCCGACGCGCGCGCGGTTTGTCAGAGGGCGAGGATAAGCCGTCAATTCGGGCGACATCTCTTCCGCAAGCAAGGCTTGTCTCGACACCCTGAGCCGCACGACCGCGCGTTAGGGGCTCGGTGGTGACGTCAATGGCAATGGCCGCTATCGCAGCGGCCATTGTTGCTTCAGCGGTGCCGCGCAAAAAACCTGCACGAGGCGCGCATACGTGATCAGCGATTTCTATCGATTGTGCGGGCGGCTTTCGATTATCTCGCTTCAAATCCGCG belongs to Paraburkholderia aromaticivorans and includes:
- a CDS encoding gamma-glutamyltransferase family protein, translated to MSAEFLNPARGIRGMAVTPHALASQSALAILRDGGNAVEAMIAAAATIAAVYPHMNSIGGDGFWLISRPGEEPVGIEACGAAASAATIDAYRARGLQSIPFRGPMAANTVAGTVSGWALAHRWSADNLGGKLPVARLLEDAITYAGGGIPVTRSQSECVALKRQELVSVAGFAETFLTADNPLGVPAVGERFVQPRLAATLERLAHAGLDDFYRGDLARSIAADLHALDSPLSLADLEQHHARLRTPLALTHSLGTIYNMPPPTQGLVSLQILGVLDRVLRDDMDPLGPEYVHACVEAAKLAFAVRDKHITDPDYMQVDPQTLLAPPVLDAMAAQISMSAAAPWGRGLGPADTVWLGVIDGDGVAVSFIQSIYHEFGSGLVLADSGINWQNRGCSFSLDPSARNPLTPGRRPFHTLNPALARFTDGRTMVYGNMGGDGQPQSQSAVFSRIAQFGWNPQAAIDAPRWLLGRTWGRTSETLKLEARFPAETFNALRLLGHDVEQMLPYDEAMGHAGAIVRHSNGCLEAGYDPRSDGSAAGW
- a CDS encoding amidase codes for the protein MSLSSPFPTIREIRDAIRGGTRTVEQTVQQAFDAAHRMQPQLQAFIHLPPSPLVNRADPDAPLAGVAVGVKDLIDTADMPTAYGSPAYEGRRPEKDAWVVARLREAGATVLGKTVTTEFAWRQPGATTNPWNRDHTPGGSSSGSAAAVAAGIVPLALGTQTFGSVIRPAAYCGVVGVKPSYGTIARTGVLPLSGSLDHLGVFTTNVADAVHALSILAGTDPDDPHASHSNRQGKDPGNATKRPPRIGVLREQIGGPVDEAQQHVLSQLALRLRADGAEIVNADLPVELADAARHAAVLLAVEAALTHGELIDRSPAMVSASITALVEQGRALPATEYAQAKALQVQMALRFDRWLTETAGLDALLVAPASGEAPRGLDYTGDAAFCTPWTFLGVPAVTLPVGFGPAGLPLGAQLVGASRCDAALLSLAKWVEGRTGWAAEVASR
- the oxlT gene encoding oxalate/formate MFS antiporter; this encodes MNTRTQPFRGAASPGAQTAAHTRWIQLGLGLVCMMTISSPQYVWTLMTKPLMAKLGIALPELQVTFSLLVLLQAFFSPFQGALIDRFGPRMLISIGTLLAGVSWVLASYAHTTSMLYLTYGGIGGLGTGIVYVGVVGFVVRWFPDRRGFAAGVAAAGYGMGAIVTTFPISASLAAHGVESTLWLYGIIFAAVGLLASQGLRVPPAAPHIGSAVSPTAPATRDYRPSEMLKTPLFWLMFVMMTMMSTSGLMVTSQMASFAADFGVSKVLVFGLAALPLALTIDRFTNGLTRPLFGWISDRLGRENTMCFAFALEGVAMALWLMTRDNAVLFVLLSGVVFFGWGEIFSLFPSTLTDTFGTRFATANYGWLYISFGIGSIFGGPLAALLHQQTGSWVPVFGCAIVLDVSTAALAMFLLKPTRARFVRGRG